The following coding sequences lie in one Rutidosis leptorrhynchoides isolate AG116_Rl617_1_P2 chromosome 4, CSIRO_AGI_Rlap_v1, whole genome shotgun sequence genomic window:
- the LOC139904541 gene encoding uncharacterized protein — protein MNKKGLAILLRSKMRPLSPVSNKVNRLQFAPLEENKIDNQNASSNTPRDFGQVRASMHSVISMNKKEILDTALTEFSQGYFSLSKENRHKLLLILAREYDLNRTQVQELMKQYIGLEMPNSDVNDEHVHEMEGQLSSFYRIERNLRHALNPMYAVLFERLNTHPGGLKFLATVRADILSIIADENIASIRALDSYLKEKLITWLSPANLELHQITWDDPASLLEKIVAYEAVHPISNLIDLKRRLGVGRRCFGYIHPAIPGEPLIFIEVALMKNIASTIQEVLWHDPPTPECEATTALFYSISSTQPGLAGINLGKFLIKRVIYLVKKDMPNISNFATLSPIPGFMQWLLSKLASSERTDLIFCENVLKPEEESALVDAYADATAGQNGMEVLLHLLTSNNYEWTQSDKLVSKLEPILLRLCARYLLNEKKRGKALDSVANFHLQNGAMIGRLNWMADQSVKGLSQSGGIMVNYIYSLEHIEDYAQAYFSTGHIQASPDVLRYIEPLGEDEGK, from the exons ATGAACAAGAAAGGTCTTGCAATTTTATTGCGTTCTAAAATGAGACCTCTTTCACCTGTATCT AACAAAGTAAACCGGTTGCAATTTGCTCCTCTAGAAGAGAACAAAATAGATAATCAAAATGCCTCCAGCAACACCCCGAG AGATTTTGGGCAAGTACGAGCATCAATGCATTCAGTTATATCAATGAACAAAAAAGAGATATTGGATACTGCACTAACTGAATTCTCACAG GGGTATTTTAGTCTTTCTAAGGAAAACCGTCACAAATTACTACTAATTCTTGCTAGAGAGTATGATCTCAATCGGACGCAAGTTCAAGAGTTGATGAAGCAATATATTGGTCTTGAGATGCCTAACA GTGATGTGAATGATGAGCATGTGCATGAAATGGAAGGGCAACTTTCTTCTTTTTATAGAATCGAAAGAAATTTGAGACACGCTCTTAATCCAATGTACGCAGTTCTATTTGAAAGACTCAACACCCACCCTGGTGGTTTGAAGTTTTTGGCTACTGTTAGAGCTGATATTTTATCTATTATCGC GGATGAAAATATTGCATCGATACGAGCTTTGGACTCATATTTGAAAGAAAAGCTTATTACATGGCTAAGTCCAGCCAACCTGGAGCTTCACCAAATAACATGGGACGATCCTGCTTCTTTGTTAGAGAAGATTGTAGCATACGAG GCTGTGCATCCTATTAGTAATCTAATAGATTTAAAGAGGAGGTTGGGAGTTGGTCGCCGCTGTTTTGGATACATACATCCGGCTATACCTG GTGAACCACTTATTTTTATTGAAGTTGCACTTATGAAGAATATAGCTTCGACAATACAG GAAGTATTGTGGCATGATCCTCCGACACCTGAATGTGAAGCAACTACTGCATTATTCTACTCTATTTCGTCAACTCAA CCTGGCCTAGCAGGAATTAACTTAGGAAAATTCCTCATTAAACGAGTAATATATCTGGTGAAGAAAGACATGCCAAATATATCT AATTTTGCAACTCTAAGTCCAATCCCAGGCTTCATGCAATGGCTTCTATCTAAGTTGGCATCATCTGAAAGAACTGACCTTATTTTCTGTGAGAACGTTCTCAAACCTGAGGAAGAAAGTGCGCTAGTGGATGCATACGC GGATGCAACTGCAGGACAAAATGGCATGGAAGTGCTGTTGCACCTGTTGACCTCAAATAACTACGAGTGGACTCAATCTGATAAACTTGTGTCTAAATTAGAACCGATACTATTAAGATTGTGTGCCAG ATACCTACTGAACGAGAAGAAGAGAGGGAAAGCTTTAGATTCTGTTGCCAATTTCCACTTGCAAAATGGAGCT ATGATTGGTCGACTAAATTGGATGGCCGATCAGTCGGTAAAAGGCCTTAGTCAAAGTGGAGGAATCATGGTCAATTATATCTACAG TCTGGAACATATTGAAGATTATGCTCAAGCATATTTCAGCACAGGTCATATCCAAGCTTCCCCTGATGTCCTTCGATATATCGAG CCACTGGGGGAGGATGAAGGTAAATAA
- the LOC139904542 gene encoding chaperonin-like RBCX protein 1, chloroplastic isoform X1, which produces MESSTIPSLSYFSNLYYKPHGTTTSAFPCKQWKLNQRTPHKTLTNCQKMYVPGFGEASPEAKAAKNLHNFFTYVAVRIVNAQLESYNTEAHKELTEFLKTHSLNDGDKFCAALMRQSSSLAMRILEVRSAYCKRDFEWDNLERLAKNMADESNTRLMRDYVLETSHVESEK; this is translated from the exons ATGGAATCCTCAACCATTCCTTCACTATCTTACTTTTCCAATTTATATTACAAGCCCCATGGAACCACCACTAGTGCTTTTCCTTGCAAACAATGGAAATTGAACCAAAGAACACCTCATAAAACACTTACAAATTGTCAAAAGATGTATGTCCCAG GATTTGGAGAAGCATCACCAGAAGCTAAAGCAGCAAAGAATCTACATAATTTCTTTACATATGTTGCAGTGAGAATTGTTAATGCACAGCTTGAG AGCTACAACACAGAGGCTCATAAGGAACTGACGGAATTTCTCAAAACGCACTCTTTGAACGACGGCGATAAGTTTTGTGCAGCATTAATGCGTCAATCATCAAGCCTAG CCATGAGGATATTAGAG GTTCGATCTGCATACTGCAAGAGGGATTTTGAGTGGGACAATTTAGAACGATTAGCTAAGAAT ATGGCTGACGAATCTAATACAAGGCTCATGAGGGATTATGTTTTGGAAACAAGCCATGTAGAAAGTGAAAAATGA
- the LOC139904542 gene encoding chaperonin-like RBCX protein 1, chloroplastic isoform X2, producing the protein MESSTIPSLSYFSNLYYKPHGTTTSAFPCKQWKLNQRTPHKTLTNCQKMYVPGFGEASPEAKAAKNLHNFFTYVAVRIVNAQLESYNTEAHKELTEFLKTHSLNDGDKFCAALMRQSSSLAMRILEMADESNTRLMRDYVLETSHVESEK; encoded by the exons ATGGAATCCTCAACCATTCCTTCACTATCTTACTTTTCCAATTTATATTACAAGCCCCATGGAACCACCACTAGTGCTTTTCCTTGCAAACAATGGAAATTGAACCAAAGAACACCTCATAAAACACTTACAAATTGTCAAAAGATGTATGTCCCAG GATTTGGAGAAGCATCACCAGAAGCTAAAGCAGCAAAGAATCTACATAATTTCTTTACATATGTTGCAGTGAGAATTGTTAATGCACAGCTTGAG AGCTACAACACAGAGGCTCATAAGGAACTGACGGAATTTCTCAAAACGCACTCTTTGAACGACGGCGATAAGTTTTGTGCAGCATTAATGCGTCAATCATCAAGCCTAG CCATGAGGATATTAGAG ATGGCTGACGAATCTAATACAAGGCTCATGAGGGATTATGTTTTGGAAACAAGCCATGTAGAAAGTGAAAAATGA